The [Eubacterium] siraeum genome contains a region encoding:
- a CDS encoding NADH peroxidase: MKKWVCPVCGYVHEGDTPPEFCPQCKVPGSKFTELKENDKLVFADEHKVGVAKAVEDEEILAGLKANFEGECTEVGMYLAMARAAHREGYPEVGLYYEKAAWEEAEHAAKFAELLGDVVSASTKENLEKRVAAEHGATQGKLDLAKRAKQLNLDAIHDTVHEMAKDEARHGKAFEGLLNRYFK; the protein is encoded by the coding sequence ATGAAAAAGTGGGTATGTCCGGTATGCGGTTACGTTCATGAGGGAGATACACCTCCCGAGTTCTGCCCCCAGTGCAAGGTTCCCGGCAGCAAGTTCACAGAGCTTAAGGAAAACGATAAGCTTGTATTTGCAGACGAGCACAAGGTAGGCGTTGCAAAGGCAGTTGAGGATGAGGAGATTCTTGCAGGCTTAAAGGCAAACTTCGAGGGCGAATGCACAGAGGTAGGTATGTATCTCGCTATGGCAAGAGCCGCTCACAGAGAAGGTTACCCCGAGGTAGGCCTTTACTACGAAAAGGCAGCTTGGGAAGAGGCTGAACACGCAGCAAAGTTCGCAGAGCTTTTAGGCGATGTTGTAAGCGCATCGACTAAGGAAAACCTCGAAAAGAGAGTTGCCGCAGAGCACGGCGCTACACAGGGCAAGCTCGACCTCGCTAAGAGAGCAAAGCAGTTAAATCTTGACGCTATCCACGACACAGTTCACGAGATGGCTAAGGACGAAGCCCGTCACGGCAAGGCTTTCGAGGGTCTGCTGAACAGATACTTCAAGTAA
- a CDS encoding clostripain-related cysteine peptidase — MVIITAKRKGELMRKTSEKILRALLAVSVLATAVLSSGCLDDEEEISDSTASDNRQTSDGGNSESSEGSDNKYEGNVTGSRASKLTFSGSDGISITRKQREAEKPMGEDGTQTVFVYMCGSDLESENGLASGDIEEMIAGSQSENVKFVIQTGGAGAWADTYGISAEKTQRYVVTGGEISLIEEKESVNMGKEDVLVDFLSWGIENYAAAKMGLIFWNHGGGSISGVCFDELNENDSLSLEEIDTALTSVYDKMTDKFAFIGFDACLMATVETANMLVPHADYMFASEETEPGYGWDYTEIAGFMESNPTADTAELGKTVADSFMASCEAIGAGGEATLSITDLSRIDELVKAVNDAAEEMNDISSDPALLANAVRSIYTVRAYGSNNDTEGYTNMVDLGSMIAATVSDNEADKVTSALEKAVVYNIYGEDKDGSTGLSTYYPFGVSGSTELATFGKVCVSPYYMTFVDRIAYGAQNGSTDGYSGEKTWLADGAVYWSDGDYSDYESNWEHYNNKTDNMGFCGDKSSVQIDVGPVLDDEGTFYFNVTDDTINNLASVNCSVYRVDEETGELIEFGVDQSTKVDFSSGLVEDNFSGQWYMIENNLIPMFIVEKNGNSSVYTSPVKLNGKETNLRIAMTQDGNAYDITVLGTWDGVNENGESARSVVPLKEGDVIVPIFNTYDSEGNFAGKAEGDECTYSGDNMIEFVNLPAGDYRYSFVINDIYGNVCYTGFTVFTTDDDGNVFFTPEE, encoded by the coding sequence ATGGTTATAATTACGGCTAAGAGAAAAGGAGAGCTTATGAGAAAAACAAGCGAAAAGATATTACGGGCACTGCTTGCGGTATCGGTACTTGCAACGGCTGTGCTATCGAGCGGCTGTCTTGACGATGAGGAGGAGATTTCCGACAGCACGGCAAGCGACAACAGGCAGACGAGCGACGGCGGCAATTCGGAAAGCAGTGAAGGCAGTGATAATAAATATGAGGGGAATGTTACGGGCAGTCGTGCGTCAAAGCTGACGTTCAGCGGTTCGGACGGAATAAGCATTACGAGAAAACAGCGTGAAGCCGAAAAGCCTATGGGCGAGGACGGCACACAGACGGTATTCGTTTATATGTGCGGAAGCGACCTTGAAAGCGAGAACGGGCTTGCAAGCGGCGACATTGAGGAAATGATCGCAGGGTCACAAAGTGAGAACGTGAAGTTCGTCATTCAGACGGGCGGTGCCGGAGCGTGGGCGGATACATACGGCATCTCTGCCGAAAAGACACAGCGTTATGTTGTAACGGGCGGAGAAATAAGCCTTATCGAAGAAAAAGAGTCTGTCAATATGGGCAAGGAGGATGTGCTTGTCGATTTTTTAAGCTGGGGTATAGAAAACTATGCGGCGGCTAAAATGGGGCTTATCTTCTGGAATCACGGCGGAGGAAGTATAAGCGGCGTGTGCTTCGATGAGCTTAACGAGAACGATTCGCTGTCGCTTGAGGAGATAGACACTGCGCTTACATCTGTATATGATAAGATGACGGATAAGTTTGCGTTCATCGGATTTGACGCTTGCCTTATGGCAACGGTCGAAACGGCGAATATGCTTGTTCCGCACGCTGACTATATGTTTGCATCGGAAGAAACAGAACCCGGCTACGGCTGGGATTATACCGAGATAGCAGGCTTTATGGAAAGTAATCCGACAGCGGATACAGCCGAACTCGGAAAGACGGTCGCTGACAGCTTTATGGCATCGTGCGAGGCTATCGGTGCAGGCGGCGAGGCTACGCTTTCGATAACGGATCTCAGCCGAATAGACGAGCTTGTAAAGGCAGTGAATGACGCCGCCGAGGAAATGAACGATATTTCTTCCGACCCTGCACTGCTTGCAAATGCGGTAAGAAGCATCTATACCGTAAGAGCATACGGCAGTAACAACGATACAGAGGGATATACCAACATGGTGGATCTCGGCTCTATGATAGCGGCTACGGTATCGGACAACGAGGCGGACAAGGTCACGTCGGCGCTTGAAAAGGCGGTAGTGTATAACATCTACGGCGAGGACAAGGACGGCTCAACGGGGCTTTCGACCTACTATCCGTTCGGCGTTTCAGGCTCTACCGAGCTTGCCACATTCGGCAAGGTGTGCGTAAGTCCGTACTATATGACGTTTGTTGACAGAATCGCATACGGCGCACAAAACGGCAGTACGGACGGGTACAGCGGTGAAAAAACATGGCTTGCGGACGGTGCGGTGTACTGGAGCGACGGGGATTATTCCGATTATGAGAGCAACTGGGAGCATTACAACAACAAGACCGACAACATGGGCTTCTGCGGTGATAAGAGCAGTGTGCAGATAGATGTCGGCCCTGTGCTTGATGATGAAGGAACGTTCTACTTCAATGTTACGGACGATACTATAAACAACCTTGCGAGCGTAAACTGCTCGGTTTACCGTGTTGACGAAGAAACGGGTGAGCTTATCGAATTCGGCGTTGACCAAAGCACAAAGGTCGATTTCTCATCGGGACTGGTCGAGGATAATTTCAGCGGTCAGTGGTATATGATTGAGAATAATCTTATCCCTATGTTCATAGTGGAGAAGAACGGAAACAGCTCGGTATACACATCTCCTGTAAAGCTCAACGGCAAGGAAACAAATCTGCGTATAGCTATGACGCAGGACGGCAATGCGTATGACATAACGGTACTCGGAACATGGGACGGTGTAAACGAAAACGGCGAGTCGGCAAGGAGTGTTGTTCCGCTTAAAGAGGGAGATGTCATAGTGCCGATATTCAACACCTACGACAGCGAGGGTAACTTTGCAGGCAAAGCCGAGGGCGATGAATGCACCTACAGCGGCGACAATATGATAGAGTTTGTCAATCTGCCTGCAGGCGACTACAGATACAGTTTTGTTATAAACGACATTTACGGAAACGTGTGCTATACAGGCTTCACGGTGTTTACGACAGACGATGACGGGAATGTGTTCTTTACGCCGGAGGAATAA
- a CDS encoding YdcF family protein, which translates to MPNRIITDISDYIFVSGEPQKVDAIFLLGGSHPEQPEYAAELYRQGLTDWIVPSGGVSVKEEKWHGVRSKAEIYSGDYRSDCEFFTDVLVKNGVPQTAIIEESKSGHTRDNAFLSRKAVDEKGIMIKSGIIVCKAFHARRCLMLYQMAFPNVDMTVCPVHCYNITKENWYTTEKGTDRVLGELARCGNQFVGDLKTYLDLI; encoded by the coding sequence ATGCCAAACCGGATCATCACAGATATTTCAGATTATATCTTTGTGTCAGGAGAACCTCAAAAGGTCGATGCGATTTTTCTGCTGGGCGGCTCACACCCCGAACAGCCCGAATATGCCGCAGAATTATACCGACAAGGTTTGACTGATTGGATAGTCCCGTCAGGAGGAGTAAGCGTTAAAGAGGAAAAATGGCACGGCGTCCGCTCAAAAGCGGAAATTTATAGTGGCGATTACCGGTCAGACTGCGAGTTTTTTACAGATGTACTCGTAAAAAACGGCGTTCCGCAGACTGCGATCATTGAAGAAAGCAAGTCGGGACATACCCGTGATAACGCATTTCTCTCTCGTAAAGCCGTTGATGAAAAGGGCATAATGATAAAAAGCGGTATAATTGTTTGTAAAGCCTTTCATGCTCGCCGATGCTTAATGCTGTATCAAATGGCTTTCCCGAATGTTGATATGACGGTCTGCCCCGTACATTGCTATAACATCACCAAAGAAAACTGGTATACGACCGAAAAAGGAACCGATCGAGTGCTCGGTGAGCTTGCACGGTGCGGAAATCAGTTTGTCGGCGATCTCAAGACTTATCTTGATCTGATATGA
- a CDS encoding helix-turn-helix transcriptional regulator, with product MSEINEWCMNIQNIVDDIDRCIRSGEDERLTLGRLSQTLGYSEYYVSRKFSEISGMKLRDYMRYRRLAFALRELRDTDKGILDIALDYGFTFHEAFTRAFKAAYGITPSAYRLHPVPVILRTAIRPFDCYLLGIGGTGMAQTNSDIKVYFVTIPAHKFLHIRNFESIGYFDFREKQSHIPGQDCETICGLLDSIKGKLDDMGGNEANSGSGQVMAYINEPEGRICSWGIPLAEAYGVRLPADYSGEIPRQMQIMDVPEGEYIVFEHGPFDFQTENSAVEAKIEQAMKDFDYEKSGYELDKTQGRVFYFYHDCMRYWKYIRPVRKTG from the coding sequence ATGAGTGAGATAAACGAATGGTGTATGAATATTCAGAATATTGTTGACGACATAGACAGGTGTATCAGAAGCGGCGAGGACGAAAGGCTGACACTCGGCAGGCTGTCGCAGACGCTTGGCTACTCGGAATACTATGTTTCAAGGAAATTCAGCGAAATATCGGGAATGAAGCTCAGGGATTATATGAGATACCGCAGGCTTGCTTTTGCGCTGAGGGAACTGAGAGATACCGACAAGGGCATACTTGACATAGCACTTGACTATGGCTTTACATTTCACGAGGCGTTCACAAGGGCATTCAAAGCGGCATACGGAATTACTCCGAGCGCTTACCGCTTACACCCTGTACCTGTAATTCTCCGCACAGCTATAAGACCTTTCGACTGCTATCTTTTAGGTATAGGAGGAACAGGTATGGCACAGACAAACAGTGATATTAAGGTGTATTTCGTAACGATACCGGCTCATAAATTCCTGCATATCAGAAACTTCGAGAGTATAGGGTATTTCGACTTCCGGGAAAAGCAGAGCCATATTCCCGGACAGGACTGCGAAACGATATGCGGACTGCTTGACAGTATCAAGGGTAAGCTCGACGATATGGGCGGTAATGAGGCGAACAGCGGAAGCGGTCAGGTCATGGCGTACATAAACGAGCCTGAGGGAAGAATATGCAGCTGGGGCATTCCGCTGGCTGAGGCTTACGGTGTAAGGCTTCCTGCCGACTACAGCGGAGAGATACCAAGGCAGATGCAGATCATGGACGTGCCTGAGGGCGAGTATATAGTATTTGAACACGGACCGTTTGACTTTCAGACCGAAAACAGTGCGGTTGAAGCAAAGATAGAACAGGCTATGAAGGACTTTGACTATGAAAAGTCGGGCTATGAGCTTGACAAAACGCAGGGCAGGGTATTTTACTTCTATCACGACTGCATGAGATACTGGAAGTATATAAGGCCTGTGAGGAAAACCGGATAA
- a CDS encoding acetate kinase, with product MKILVVNAGSSSLKYQLIDMKDESVIAKGNCERIGIDGKITHKTFDGREYVEECSFPTHTEAFEKLVEVMTKGDAAVIKDMSEIGAVGHRIVQGAEVFTKTTIVTDEVIDQIDGLADLAPVHNHAHALALRACKKVIPETTPQVVVFDTAFHQTMPPKAYMFGMPYECYEQFHVRKYGFHGTSHRFVSMKYGEVTGKSLEGLNIVSCHLGNGSSITAIKDGKSVDTSMGFTPLDGIIMGTRSGSVDPSAVEFVQNKLGFTPAQMSDYLNKKSGFLGLSGQFSDNRDITSAAQQGDKRSQLVTDMLTYEIKKYIGSYTAAMNGLDVVIFTGGIGENAPEVRKGVCENMEYLGIKLDSSVNDGLKGKLTKISAPDSKVEVWVIPTNEELLIARDTLEITGLDKNA from the coding sequence ATGAAAATTCTGGTAGTAAATGCCGGCAGTTCATCACTGAAGTATCAGCTTATAGATATGAAGGATGAGTCGGTCATAGCAAAGGGAAATTGCGAGCGTATCGGTATAGACGGAAAGATCACTCACAAGACATTTGACGGCAGGGAATATGTAGAGGAATGTTCGTTCCCCACTCACACAGAGGCTTTTGAAAAGCTGGTTGAGGTAATGACAAAGGGCGATGCCGCTGTTATCAAGGATATGAGCGAGATAGGCGCTGTAGGTCACAGAATAGTGCAGGGCGCTGAGGTATTCACAAAGACAACAATCGTAACAGACGAGGTTATAGATCAGATAGACGGTCTTGCAGACCTTGCTCCCGTACATAACCACGCACACGCACTTGCGCTGAGAGCCTGCAAGAAGGTTATCCCCGAAACAACTCCTCAGGTAGTAGTATTCGATACGGCGTTCCACCAGACAATGCCTCCCAAGGCTTATATGTTCGGTATGCCTTATGAGTGCTATGAGCAGTTCCACGTAAGAAAGTACGGCTTCCACGGAACATCACACCGCTTTGTATCAATGAAGTACGGCGAGGTCACAGGCAAGAGCCTTGAAGGTCTTAACATCGTATCTTGCCACCTCGGCAACGGTTCATCCATAACAGCTATCAAGGACGGAAAGTCTGTAGATACATCAATGGGCTTTACTCCTCTTGACGGTATCATCATGGGTACACGCTCGGGTAGTGTTGACCCCTCGGCTGTTGAATTCGTACAGAACAAGCTGGGCTTCACTCCCGCACAGATGAGCGACTATCTCAACAAGAAGTCGGGCTTCCTCGGACTTTCGGGTCAGTTCAGCGACAACAGAGATATTACAAGTGCCGCACAGCAGGGCGACAAGCGTTCACAGCTTGTTACAGATATGCTGACATACGAGATAAAGAAGTACATCGGTTCTTACACAGCCGCTATGAACGGTCTTGATGTTGTTATCTTCACAGGCGGTATCGGTGAGAACGCTCCCGAAGTCAGAAAGGGCGTATGCGAGAATATGGAATATCTCGGCATCAAGCTCGACAGTTCTGTAAACGACGGCTTAAAGGGCAAGCTCACAAAGATTTCTGCTCCCGACAGCAAGGTTGAGGTATGGGTAATTCCTACAAACGAAGAACTTCTTATCGCCCGTGATACACTTGAGATCACAGGTCTTGACAAGAATGCGTAA
- a CDS encoding GNAT family N-acetyltransferase has product MQKVNSMTKEELAHYGTLIGEAFAAEGDGIATTAPREDIIKAFEIMTEYFYNSGVLYTTSDNHEGFLAYWRKSTKIKLKPALHMVGRMLREMSFRSVRIVAGSSEELYAKVYKKEKDYVAVSMVVVLREYQGKGYMKRILEHPFSEAEREGIPCVLDTDTELKVAKYTKCGMKNTAKKQLKSGQYLYTMEYRED; this is encoded by the coding sequence ATGCAGAAAGTAAACAGTATGACAAAGGAAGAGCTGGCGCATTACGGAACGCTTATCGGAGAAGCCTTCGCCGCAGAGGGCGACGGTATTGCCACAACTGCGCCCCGTGAGGATATTATAAAGGCGTTTGAGATAATGACGGAGTATTTCTATAATTCGGGGGTTTTGTACACTACGTCCGACAATCACGAGGGGTTTCTTGCGTATTGGCGCAAAAGCACTAAGATAAAGCTGAAGCCTGCGTTACATATGGTCGGGAGAATGCTCAGGGAGATGTCATTTCGCAGTGTGAGAATAGTGGCAGGTTCAAGCGAGGAGCTTTATGCCAAAGTCTACAAAAAGGAAAAGGATTATGTAGCGGTGTCGATGGTGGTAGTTCTGCGTGAATATCAGGGAAAAGGATATATGAAAAGGATACTTGAACACCCTTTTTCCGAAGCGGAAAGGGAGGGCATACCCTGCGTGCTTGATACCGACACTGAGCTTAAGGTAGCTAAATACACTAAGTGCGGAATGAAGAATACCGCTAAAAAGCAACTGAAATCCGGTCAGTATCTGTATACTATGGAGTACAGGGAAGATTGA
- a CDS encoding phage holin family protein, which translates to MKYKSKNKIDYRMVINSRAIAVIGLVCTLFFGVATVAAAISGAGVAVCIVFGVFAVLGVILVLTVNQRVDYTDKDFTYRDMLRITHRYEYSQVKKIRYGGNLIITVGKRLILIDENAFNIDGFAKELIQRSENAEVISSEKSKLFRGNIRNPGGFILVDIIVMAAPVFSLVAALFATPDIMPDEITIYMGRITEYHFDKSDNSDRFIITVSDRAGEKRTFSTGFIEDNSQKYKDIEINIAKNREFEIGYIDKENDEETDIRLFSCGNTCYVSLDDVNSVNDENRKTLFVLSGVYFVFAILYVAASTYIMSNADRYPRLIKLFVQEDHIISKDGNKRKR; encoded by the coding sequence ATGAAATATAAATCAAAAAACAAAATAGATTACAGGATGGTAATAAACAGCAGAGCGATAGCAGTTATCGGGCTTGTATGCACACTTTTTTTCGGCGTTGCGACGGTAGCTGCGGCAATAAGCGGTGCAGGTGTGGCCGTCTGTATCGTATTCGGCGTATTTGCCGTGCTTGGCGTTATACTTGTCCTTACTGTAAACCAGAGGGTAGATTACACCGACAAGGACTTTACTTATCGGGATATGCTGAGGATAACACACAGGTATGAATATTCACAAGTGAAGAAAATACGTTACGGCGGAAATCTGATTATCACTGTCGGTAAAAGGCTTATATTGATAGATGAAAATGCTTTCAATATTGACGGCTTTGCAAAGGAACTGATACAGCGTTCGGAAAATGCCGAGGTCATAAGCTCTGAGAAATCAAAGCTGTTCCGTGGTAATATCCGCAACCCCGGAGGGTTTATTCTTGTTGATATTATTGTTATGGCGGCACCTGTATTTTCGCTCGTTGCTGCGTTGTTTGCAACCCCAGATATAATGCCCGATGAAATAACAATATATATGGGAAGAATTACGGAATATCACTTTGACAAAAGCGATAACAGCGACAGATTTATAATTACGGTATCGGATAGAGCCGGTGAGAAGCGGACGTTTTCGACCGGATTTATAGAAGATAATTCGCAGAAATATAAAGATATTGAGATAAACATAGCAAAGAACAGGGAGTTTGAGATAGGTTACATTGATAAAGAAAACGACGAAGAAACCGATATACGCCTGTTTTCCTGCGGCAACACCTGTTATGTTTCGCTTGACGATGTAAACAGTGTAAACGACGAAAACCGCAAGACCTTATTCGTTTTATCGGGAGTTTACTTTGTTTTTGCAATATTGTATGTTGCTGCATCGACTTATATAATGAGCAATGCGGACAGATACCCCCGACTTATAAAGCTGTTTGTGCAAGAGGATCATATCATAAGCAAAGACGGCAATAAAAGAAAACGGTGA
- a CDS encoding MerR family transcriptional regulator has product MMTVNDVSKMTGVSIRTLQYYDNIGLLKPSGRTDTGYRLYDDTALERLQQILLFRELEFSLKDISRIISADNFDRDKALEQQIELLTMKRERIDNLIEFARKIRTTGVDIMDFSVFDTKKMKEYEAKAKEQWGNTAQYEQYEEKTSSMSDDEKSNVNKRFMMIFAEFGKLKDKLPDSKEVQQQVETLRRFITDNYYDCNTDILSSLGTMYAAGGEFTDNIDRYGGTGTAVFTAKAIEIYCRAHS; this is encoded by the coding sequence ATGATGACAGTAAATGACGTGAGCAAAATGACCGGAGTGAGTATACGCACTCTTCAGTACTATGATAACATCGGGCTTTTGAAACCGAGCGGACGTACTGATACGGGATACAGGCTGTATGACGATACGGCACTCGAAAGACTACAGCAGATTTTACTGTTCAGGGAACTGGAATTTTCATTGAAAGACATAAGCAGGATAATCAGTGCCGACAATTTTGACAGGGATAAGGCACTTGAACAACAGATAGAACTTCTGACAATGAAAAGAGAACGTATCGACAATCTGATAGAATTTGCCCGTAAAATACGAACAACAGGAGTTGATATAATGGATTTTTCTGTATTTGACACGAAAAAGATGAAAGAATACGAAGCAAAAGCGAAAGAGCAGTGGGGAAACACCGCACAGTACGAACAGTACGAAGAAAAAACGAGCAGTATGTCCGATGATGAAAAAAGCAACGTCAACAAGAGATTTATGATGATATTCGCTGAGTTCGGCAAACTGAAAGACAAGTTGCCCGACAGCAAAGAGGTACAGCAACAGGTTGAAACCTTGCGCCGGTTCATAACGGATAATTATTATGACTGCAATACGGATATACTGTCCTCTCTCGGCACTATGTATGCGGCAGGCGGTGAATTTACCGATAATATCGACAGGTACGGAGGAACAGGCACGGCGGTATTCACCGCAAAGGCAATTGAGATTTATTGCAGAGCACATTCGTGA
- a CDS encoding Na+/H+ antiporter NhaC family protein, with the protein MEKKKKSYLSKAVFGLLIVAFTVCCIIAAPITEAKGTLWSLFPPVIAIGLALITKEVYSSLFVGILSGGIIYAAASGTGFEGTFKAVVQDGLITNLSNAYNVGILVFLVVLGIIVVLMNKAGGSRAYGEWAAAHIKGRRGVALSTFFLGVLIFVDDYFNCLTVGSVMRPITDKHNISRSKLAYLIDSTAAPICIIAPISSWAAAVSGTVEGVNGISLFINTIPYNLYAFLTILMVIFISVSDTDYGPMKIHEDNAKNGDIFTTQNNTYEQDAQPVTERGRVIDLILPVAVLIVFCVVGMIYTGGFFSGTDFVTAFANCDAAYGLSLGSISALIVIIAYYMFRRVLKFNECMDSIAAGFKQMVPAILILTFAWTLKTMTNHLEAGAFVSGVVQSATALSVLLPVILFVVAIGLAFATGTSWGTFGILIPIVTSVFEAELANVSQTGEIPSMVIICISACLAGAVCGDHCSPISDTTIMASTGAQCDHVNHVSTQLPYALTVAAVCVVGYLLSGFVHNVFIVLGFSAALMLAVLFAIRFFVKRKEGRG; encoded by the coding sequence ATGGAAAAGAAGAAAAAATCTTATCTTAGCAAAGCGGTGTTCGGTTTGCTTATCGTGGCTTTTACGGTATGCTGTATTATTGCCGCACCGATAACCGAAGCCAAAGGTACGCTGTGGTCGCTGTTTCCGCCGGTCATAGCGATAGGGCTTGCGCTTATCACAAAGGAAGTGTATTCCTCGCTGTTTGTCGGAATATTGTCGGGCGGAATAATCTATGCGGCGGCATCGGGAACGGGATTTGAGGGAACGTTCAAGGCGGTCGTGCAGGACGGTCTTATAACAAATCTTTCAAACGCATACAATGTCGGAATACTGGTGTTCCTTGTCGTACTGGGAATAATCGTTGTACTGATGAACAAGGCGGGCGGCAGCCGTGCCTACGGTGAATGGGCGGCGGCTCATATCAAGGGCAGACGGGGAGTTGCACTGTCAACGTTTTTCCTCGGTGTGCTGATATTCGTAGACGATTATTTCAACTGTCTGACGGTAGGCTCGGTAATGAGGCCGATAACCGACAAGCACAACATATCACGTTCAAAGCTCGCTTATCTTATAGATTCGACAGCCGCACCTATCTGCATTATCGCACCTATCTCATCGTGGGCGGCGGCGGTAAGCGGTACGGTCGAGGGCGTAAACGGAATATCGCTGTTTATAAACACTATCCCGTATAATCTGTACGCATTTTTAACGATACTTATGGTAATATTCATATCGGTGAGCGATACGGATTACGGACCGATGAAAATACACGAGGATAACGCAAAGAACGGTGATATTTTCACGACACAAAACAATACTTATGAGCAGGACGCACAGCCGGTGACCGAGCGTGGCAGGGTTATAGACCTTATACTTCCGGTTGCTGTGCTTATCGTGTTCTGCGTTGTGGGTATGATCTATACGGGCGGATTTTTCTCCGGTACGGATTTTGTGACGGCGTTCGCAAACTGTGACGCCGCCTACGGTCTGTCGCTCGGCTCTATCTCGGCACTTATTGTTATAATCGCATATTATATGTTCCGCCGTGTGCTGAAATTCAACGAATGTATGGATTCTATCGCCGCAGGCTTCAAGCAGATGGTGCCTGCGATACTCATACTGACTTTTGCGTGGACGCTTAAAACGATGACGAACCACCTTGAAGCAGGTGCTTTTGTTTCGGGAGTGGTACAGAGTGCAACGGCGCTGAGTGTGCTTCTGCCTGTAATACTGTTCGTGGTGGCTATCGGGCTTGCTTTTGCAACGGGTACATCGTGGGGAACGTTCGGCATACTTATCCCTATCGTTACGAGCGTGTTTGAGGCGGAGCTTGCGAATGTTTCGCAGACGGGAGAAATTCCGTCAATGGTAATCATCTGCATTTCAGCCTGCCTTGCGGGTGCGGTGTGCGGCGACCACTGCTCGCCTATCTCGGACACCACCATTATGGCATCGACAGGCGCACAGTGCGACCACGTCAATCACGTTTCGACACAGCTTCCGTATGCGCTGACAGTTGCGGCGGTGTGCGTTGTCGGCTATCTGCTGTCGGGCTTTGTGCATAACGTATTCATAGTGCTTGGCTTCTCGGCGGCGCTTATGCTGGCGGTGCTGTTTGCAATAAGATTTTTTGTAAAGAGAAAAGAAGGCAGAGGCTGA
- a CDS encoding TfoX/Sxy family protein, producing the protein MATSQEYIEFVCEQLVGIENVRYKKMFGEYMVYVNDKPVLLVCDNTVYVKKLPEIEELMSGAECGVPYDSAKEHYILDIEDRELTAKAVEILERITPVPKNKAKKK; encoded by the coding sequence ATGGCAACATCGCAGGAATATATAGAGTTCGTATGTGAACAGCTTGTCGGCATAGAAAACGTGCGGTATAAAAAGATGTTCGGCGAATATATGGTTTATGTCAATGATAAGCCTGTCCTGCTCGTCTGCGACAATACGGTATATGTTAAAAAACTCCCCGAAATCGAAGAACTTATGTCGGGTGCTGAGTGCGGTGTGCCGTATGACAGTGCAAAGGAGCATTATATACTTGACATAGAGGACAGGGAGCTTACGGCAAAGGCGGTCGAAATTCTCGAACGGATAACTCCTGTGCCGAAAAATAAAGCCAAGAAGAAATAA
- the pnuC gene encoding nicotinamide riboside transporter PnuC, protein MYLRCFFGKFTEDIMLRKLNNYFTTFEKILWIGSLALITGSAVMFGKDGILSVIASLIGATSLLLNAKGNPIGQALGVIFSILYAIISFSFAYYGEMITYLGLTGPMALAAFISWIRNPFAKGKAEVKVNHIHRGEVLFMFILTAVVTVVFYFVLDFFNTANLIPSTVSVTTSFLAVYLTFRRNRFFAVAYAANDIVLIILWSLAALTDISYISVVVCFVIFFVNDIYGFVSWSAMRKRQAAEIQP, encoded by the coding sequence ATGTACCTGCGGTGCTTTTTCGGTAAATTTACGGAGGATATAATGCTCAGAAAACTGAACAACTACTTCACAACCTTTGAAAAAATACTATGGATAGGCTCGTTAGCGCTGATAACAGGCTCTGCCGTTATGTTCGGCAAGGACGGGATACTGTCCGTCATAGCGTCGCTTATCGGCGCTACCTCGCTTTTGCTCAATGCCAAGGGCAACCCCATAGGACAGGCTCTCGGCGTGATTTTCAGCATACTCTATGCGATAATCTCCTTCTCCTTTGCCTATTACGGCGAGATGATAACCTATCTCGGACTAACAGGACCTATGGCACTTGCCGCTTTTATAAGCTGGATAAGAAATCCGTTTGCAAAGGGCAAGGCTGAGGTAAAGGTAAATCATATCCACAGGGGCGAGGTTCTCTTTATGTTCATACTCACCGCCGTTGTCACCGTAGTTTTCTACTTCGTACTCGACTTTTTCAACACGGCAAATCTTATTCCGAGTACCGTTTCCGTCACAACGAGCTTCCTCGCCGTATATCTCACATTCCGCCGCAACCGTTTCTTCGCTGTCGCCTATGCCGCAAATGATATAGTGCTTATAATCCTGTGGTCGCTCGCCGCCTTGACCGATATAAGCTATATCTCTGTCGTAGTCTGCTTTGTGATTTTCTTTGTAAATGACATATACGGCTTTGTAAGCTGGAGCGCAATGCGGAAAAGACAGGCGGCTGAAATTCAGCCGTGA